Proteins found in one Corynebacterium freneyi genomic segment:
- a CDS encoding energy-coupling factor transporter transmembrane component T family protein has translation MNLIANVNPVAKLLGLLLMTTPLLLSIDWVSAAVALACTIVAAPLCGVGPKRLVRRGWPILLAAPVSGVSMLLYGNPEGTEYFSFLLATVTDNSISLAIAITVRVLAIGLPVVVLTADIDPTDLGDGLAQVLKLPSRFVLASVAGVRLITLFLDDWRALTRARRARGLGDHGRIRRLFGQVFALLVFALRRGTKLSTAMEARGFGAPGERTWARESTFGGREWAVLAVCALIAAASLGVSVWTGEFRFLGVA, from the coding sequence GTGAATCTGATCGCCAACGTCAATCCCGTCGCCAAGCTGCTGGGCCTGCTGCTGATGACGACCCCTCTGCTGCTGTCGATCGACTGGGTGTCGGCGGCCGTCGCGCTGGCGTGCACGATCGTCGCGGCGCCGTTGTGCGGGGTCGGGCCGAAGCGGCTGGTGCGCCGCGGCTGGCCGATCCTGTTGGCCGCGCCGGTGTCGGGCGTGTCGATGCTGCTGTACGGAAATCCGGAGGGAACCGAGTACTTTTCGTTCCTGCTGGCCACGGTCACGGACAATTCGATTTCGCTGGCCATCGCGATCACGGTGCGCGTGTTGGCGATCGGGTTGCCGGTGGTGGTGCTCACCGCCGACATCGATCCGACGGATTTGGGCGATGGCCTGGCACAGGTGCTGAAGCTGCCGTCGCGGTTCGTGTTGGCGTCGGTGGCCGGCGTGCGGTTGATCACGTTGTTCCTCGACGATTGGCGGGCGTTGACCCGTGCCCGCCGTGCGCGTGGCTTGGGCGATCATGGCCGGATCAGGCGGTTGTTCGGGCAGGTGTTCGCGCTGTTGGTGTTTGCGTTGCGGCGGGGCACGAAGTTGTCGACGGCGATGGAGGCCCGTGGTTTCGGCGCGCCGGGCGAGCGGACTTGGGCGCGGGAGTCGACGTTCGGCGGCCGCGAGTGGGCGGTGCTGGCGGTGTGCGCGCTCATTGCGGCGGCGTCGCTGGGCGTTTCGGTGTGGACCGGCGAGTTCCGGTTCCTGGGGGTCGCGTGA
- a CDS encoding ABC transporter ATP-binding protein produces MVFISASGFGWRHAGRRRPALSDVDVRIDAGEKVLLLGPSGAGKSTLLAAIAGVLGDDEDGEDAGSLLVDGRDPAEVRGVVGLVLQDPDSQVISARVGDDVAFGAENLGVPRDEIWRRVRRALDLVGLDLPLGHPTKKLSGGQKQRLALAGVLAMGARVICLDEPTANIDPEGVPQLRDAAIRAAEATGAALVVVEHRVEAWVDHVDRILVLDSAGEDLGSTVVADGPPSEILARYGDHLRDAGVWLPGPSPEVGSAVPVPASGEPALRFSDLAVGYGGDTPVRRGIDAAVPAGASTCIVGPNGSGKSTLALTMGGLLEPMGGAVVASERIARGAGPNPLKWKSKQLARRIGSVFQAPEHQFVTPTVREELELGPKLLDDPAGADRVDELLQRLRLTHVAGANPFTLSGGEKRRLSVATVLSTAPSMVVLDEPTFGQDRRTFAELLRMLRGLVDEGVTVASITHDPLVVAAMGDHVIDLGEVGHR; encoded by the coding sequence ATGGTTTTCATCTCGGCCAGCGGTTTCGGCTGGCGGCATGCTGGGCGGCGTCGCCCGGCGCTTTCCGACGTCGACGTCCGCATCGACGCCGGCGAGAAGGTTCTTCTGCTCGGGCCGTCGGGGGCGGGTAAATCGACGTTGCTGGCGGCCATCGCCGGGGTGCTCGGCGACGACGAGGACGGCGAGGACGCCGGCTCCCTGCTCGTCGACGGGCGTGACCCGGCCGAGGTGCGCGGCGTCGTCGGCCTGGTGCTGCAGGACCCGGACAGTCAGGTCATTTCCGCCCGCGTCGGCGACGACGTCGCGTTCGGCGCGGAGAACCTGGGCGTGCCGCGCGACGAGATCTGGCGGCGGGTCCGGCGGGCGCTGGATCTGGTCGGCCTGGACCTGCCGTTGGGCCATCCGACGAAGAAGTTGTCCGGCGGGCAGAAGCAGCGGCTGGCCTTGGCCGGGGTGCTGGCGATGGGGGCGCGGGTGATCTGCCTGGACGAACCCACCGCCAACATCGATCCGGAGGGCGTGCCGCAGTTGCGCGATGCCGCCATCCGCGCCGCGGAGGCGACGGGGGCGGCGCTGGTCGTCGTCGAGCATCGCGTCGAGGCGTGGGTGGATCACGTCGATCGCATTCTCGTGCTCGATTCGGCCGGGGAGGACCTCGGCTCCACGGTGGTCGCCGATGGTCCGCCGTCGGAGATCCTCGCCCGGTACGGCGATCATCTTCGCGACGCCGGGGTGTGGTTGCCGGGCCCGTCGCCGGAGGTGGGGTCGGCGGTGCCGGTGCCCGCGTCGGGGGAGCCGGCGTTGCGTTTCTCCGACCTCGCCGTCGGGTACGGCGGCGACACTCCGGTGCGCCGGGGAATCGATGCGGCGGTGCCGGCGGGGGCGTCGACGTGCATCGTCGGGCCGAATGGTTCCGGCAAGTCGACGTTGGCGTTGACGATGGGCGGTTTGCTCGAGCCGATGGGCGGTGCCGTCGTCGCGTCGGAGCGCATCGCCCGGGGTGCCGGACCGAATCCGCTGAAGTGGAAGTCGAAGCAGTTGGCGCGGCGCATCGGCAGCGTGTTCCAGGCGCCGGAGCATCAGTTCGTCACCCCCACCGTGCGCGAGGAGCTGGAGTTGGGGCCGAAGCTGCTGGACGACCCCGCCGGCGCGGACCGCGTCGACGAGCTTTTGCAACGACTGCGCCTGACGCACGTGGCCGGGGCGAATCCGTTCACGTTGTCGGGCGGGGAGAAGCGGCGGTTGTCGGTCGCCACGGTGTTGTCCACGGCGCCGTCGATGGTCGTCCTCGACGAGCCGACCTTCGGCCAGGACCGCCGGACGTTCGCGGAGTTGCTGCGGATGTTGCGCGGCCTCGTCGACGAGGGGGTGACGGTCGCGTCGATCACGCATGATCCGCTCGTCGTCGCGGCGATGGGCGACCACGTCATCGATCTGGGCGAGGTGGGGCACCGGTGA
- a CDS encoding ECF transporter S component: MNVDKPKTAKKPHRAWRVIDIVTAAVLGVALGLIFVVWNIVGGAWFTAADALTPGLGGLVVGPWLLGGVIGGLVIRKPGAALFVEVIAATVSALVGNQWGISTLYSGLAQGAGAELIFLLFGYRRFTAPVAMLAGAVAGAGAFTLELFTSGNLARTWQFNSVYLTCLLVSGAILAGLVGWVLVRALAGTGALDRFAAGRERRGEV, encoded by the coding sequence ATGAACGTCGACAAGCCGAAGACCGCGAAGAAGCCGCACCGGGCGTGGCGGGTGATCGACATCGTCACCGCCGCCGTCCTGGGTGTGGCCCTCGGCCTGATTTTCGTCGTGTGGAACATCGTCGGCGGCGCGTGGTTCACCGCGGCCGATGCGCTGACACCGGGTCTGGGCGGCCTGGTGGTCGGCCCCTGGCTGCTGGGCGGCGTCATCGGCGGGTTGGTGATCCGCAAGCCGGGCGCTGCCCTGTTCGTGGAGGTCATCGCGGCGACGGTGTCGGCGCTGGTGGGCAACCAGTGGGGCATTTCCACGCTGTACTCGGGCCTGGCGCAGGGCGCGGGCGCGGAGCTGATCTTCCTGCTGTTCGGCTACCGTCGCTTCACCGCGCCGGTGGCCATGCTCGCCGGTGCCGTGGCGGGTGCGGGCGCGTTCACCCTGGAGCTGTTCACGTCGGGCAACCTGGCGCGCACGTGGCAGTTCAACTCGGTGTACCTGACCTGTCTGCTGGTGTCGGGCGCCATCCTCGCCGGCCTGGTCGGGTGGGTGCTGGTGCGCGCGTTGGCGGGCACGGGTGCGCTGGATCGTTTCGCCGCGGGCCGCGAGCGCCGCGGCGAGGTGTAG
- a CDS encoding YdcF family protein: MVRFTTPRRRRRAARHRRAAAWVPRPVFAALAAIPGLLMAATLVVGGIVAWRDPLMRPPKLPNRRPPTWGLPAVGTAYGAATVAAAGVVARGGATPRGGAAMRGGVAARSGVEESRSHRSAHPAVVAASAVALAGLAAPGVMLPIFDVARCTWARRDTGPARTVIVLGCALRDGRPSSLLRYRLERAERVARRTPGPVTVICCGGVGEDGGPSEAEVMGDWLRDRGIADVRLEPHSTSTLENLANARPMVERGPVTVVTSDFHVFRTGSLARRAGNAHWRVEGSPTPPQYWATSMLREFLALGTWWPAPGIVAGAAILGAWALGNGGKTRWPATTVITPPRKV; this comes from the coding sequence ATGGTTCGCTTCACGACGCCCCGCCGACGTCGCCGGGCGGCGCGCCACCGCCGTGCTGCCGCGTGGGTGCCGAGGCCGGTGTTCGCCGCCCTGGCCGCGATACCCGGCCTGCTGATGGCCGCGACGCTGGTCGTCGGCGGCATCGTCGCGTGGCGGGATCCGCTGATGCGGCCGCCGAAGCTGCCCAATCGCAGGCCGCCGACATGGGGGTTGCCCGCCGTCGGTACGGCTTATGGTGCGGCCACGGTCGCCGCAGCCGGTGTCGTGGCGCGGGGCGGCGCCACGCCGAGGGGTGGCGCAGCGATGAGAGGCGGCGTCGCGGCGAGAAGCGGCGTCGAGGAAAGTCGGTCGCATCGATCCGCCCATCCCGCCGTCGTGGCCGCCTCCGCGGTAGCCCTGGCCGGGTTGGCCGCCCCCGGCGTCATGCTCCCGATCTTCGACGTCGCCCGCTGCACGTGGGCACGGCGCGACACCGGGCCGGCCCGCACCGTCATCGTCTTGGGCTGCGCGCTGCGCGACGGCCGACCGTCATCTCTGCTGCGGTACCGCCTGGAGCGGGCCGAACGGGTCGCACGGCGCACCCCGGGCCCCGTCACCGTGATCTGCTGCGGGGGAGTCGGCGAAGACGGCGGCCCCTCCGAAGCCGAGGTGATGGGCGACTGGCTCCGCGACCGCGGCATCGCCGACGTCCGACTCGAGCCCCATTCGACGTCGACGCTGGAGAACCTGGCCAACGCCCGACCAATGGTCGAGCGCGGCCCCGTCACCGTGGTCACCAGCGACTTCCACGTGTTCCGGACCGGATCGCTGGCACGCCGGGCGGGCAATGCCCACTGGCGGGTGGAGGGGTCACCCACCCCGCCGCAGTATTGGGCGACGTCGATGCTCCGAGAATTCCTCGCCCTGGGCACATGGTGGCCCGCCCCGGGCATCGTCGCCGGCGCCGCGATTCTCGGCGCCTGGGCGCTCGGAAACGGCGGAAAGACTCGCTGGCCTGCGACGACGGTCATAACGCCACCGCGCAAAGTCTGA